The nucleotide window AAAATCGCGCGAGGCGATGCCACCGATCGCTGTATCGGCAGCTGGTCGGGAAAGATGAGGTTAGAGCATCACCGGCCACAATCCATGGCCTCAGGCCATCACTTTAGCGGGCAATGACCTGCAGGGCCAGTATCACGCCAGTACCCCCAGGGATTTGGCCTTGGCAACCGCCTGGGTACGTCGCTCAACCCCCAGCTTGCTGTTGATGTGGCTGGCGTGGGTCTTTACGGTGTGCAGGGAAATGAACAGCCGCTCGCTGATCTGCTGGTTGGAACAACCTTGGGCAATCAGTTCGAGCACGGCCAGTTCGCGGCCGCTCAAGGCTTCGCCGGTGCCGGTGGTGGAGCTTCGCTGCTGCGGCAGGCGCTTGAGCAGTTCTGCCTGAACCGGGCAGGACGAACCTGCCTGCAATTGCTCAGAAAGCCAGTGCGGGTGCTTTTCCAGCAGCGGCTGGAACGGTTGCAGCACGCCGCCATGAGCGGATGCCAGCAGGCTTGGCAGCAATTGCGCGGCCTGGCCCTCCCGGCCTTCGTCCAGCAGCAGGGAGAGCCATTGGCACAGGGCGCTGACGGTGAGCAGCATGCCGCCACTGGCCTGGCCACGCTCGACCAGACTTGCCAGGCGTTGTACGGCGTCGTCACCGCGTAACTGGATGCGCTCCAGCAGCGCCTGCTGCAACGCAATGTGCAACGGCAGCAGCGGGTGGAACTCCGGTGCGGCTGCCGGCTGCTCGCCGCCGTAGGTCTGGCCCAGGCGCAGCAGCCAGGACTCGGCCAGGTCGGTACGCCCTTGGGCCAGCCACAGTTCGCATTTGATCAGGGTAATCATGGCCAGGTAGTAGACCGGGGGCACGTCCCAGATATGCATCAGGCGCTCGGCCTCGGCCAATTCGGCAAAAGCCTCTGAAAAGTGCCCTTCCCGGCCATCGAGCGTAGCAATCACGCAATGGCCGATAAGCACACTGATATCCCGGCAGGCCCGCGCCTCGCCCAGCCCCGCGCGCAAACGCGCACGGCCCTGGGCCGGCTGCAGGCGCGAGACCAGCAGGTAACCTTCGTAAAGCGTCAGGCGCGCACGCACGGCATACAGCCGCTGCGCCGAAAGCCCTTGCAGGCGCTGAAGCCCTTGGCGCACTTCGTCCAGGGCGCGCAACACCTCGCCACGGGCATGCAGCACCCGCGCCCGGTCGTAATGGGCCAGCGCCTCGAACAACGGGTTGCCAACCCGCTGGGCCAGCTCCAGGGCTTCGCGGTTCCAGCCTCGGGCCCGCCAGAAGTCGCCATCGGCAATGGCCAGGTTGGACAGCGTCGACAAACACACCAGGCGTTGGCCATAACGCTTGCTCGGCAGGCTCTGCAGCGCTTCGCCGCAATAGGCCAAGGTGCGTTCGCGGTCGCCACGGCCGCGGGCAATGACCCCACTCAGCGCCAGCCACTGGGCCAGCATCGACTTTTGCGCGGTGGCCGAAGGCGCGGGCAGAAAGCGGCTGAGGTAGCCGGCCAGTTCCTCGGCGGCGTCCAGCTGGCACGCCAGGCCCAACGCCCAGCTGTACAGCACGATCAAGCGCGGAGTGCTGATCAGCAGGCTGTCGGGCAGGTCCATCTTCCAGCGCAGCAGCATGCCGACGTTCTGTTCAGCCAGCAGTTGCTCCTCGGACAGGCTCTGCACCAAGTCGGCAGCGACATCGAGGTGGCCGGCACGCAGCGCCTGCTCTACTGCCTCGTCCAGCAGGCCCTGCTTTTCAAACCAGCGACAGGCACGCAGTTGCAAACCGGCAAGTGGTTCGCTGGCCTGCCGGCTGCGCAGCAGGTCGGAGAACAGGTGATGGTAGCGGAACCAGTGGCCATGCTCGTCCAGCGGCACCAAAAACACTTGGTGCGCCTGCAGGAAACGCAGCACAGCTGCGCTGTCCTGGCGGCCACGCAGGGCGTCGCACAACGGGGCGCAGAAGCGCTCCTGGCAGGCCGTGTCGTACAGGAACGCCTGTACGTCAGCGGGCAGCATGTCGATGACTTCTTCAAGCAGATAGTCGCGGATCAGGCCTTCGCCGCCATGTAAGGCCTGGGGCAAGGCTTGCTCGTCCGCCGACTCGCTGGCTGCCAGTTGCCAGAAACGCAAACCGGCCACCCAACCGTCGCTGCGCTGGATCAGGTTGTCCAGTGCCTGGCCGCGCAGGGCCGTTGGCTGCCGGCCAATCACCGCCAGCGACTCTTCGTCGGTGAGGCGCAAATCCTGTTCGTTGAGTTCGACAAGCTGGCGCGACAGCCGCAAACGCGCCAGGTGCCAGTCCGGGCGCTGGCGGCTGGTAACCAGCAACACCAGGCCGGCGGGCAGGTGGTTGAGGAAGAATTGCAGGCAACGGTCGAGTACCGGCCCCTGGGCCAGGTGATAGTCGTCGAGTACCAGCAGCAAAGGGGTATCGGTTTGCAGGTACAGCGCCAGCTCGTCGAGCAGGCCGTCGATCCACTCTTCGAAGGCAAACGGCTGGTGGCGCTGGCGCATTTTAAGCAAGCCCATGGCCTGCCCGCCCAGTGCCGGGCAGTACTGCTGCAGGCCTTCGAGCAGGCGTTCAAGAAAGCGGCCTGGGTCGGCATCACGCTGGCTCAGGCCCAGCCACAGGCTACGCCAATGCTCGGGCAGCGCTTCGCAAAATTCGATGGCCAGGGAGCTTTTGCCGAAACCCGCCGGGGCATTGACCAGCAACAGCCGGCCACCCAGCCCGGCGTGCAGACGCTGACACAGGCGCAAGCGCGGCACATGGCCGTCCGGCAGCGGCGGCCGGAAGAAACGCCCGTCCAGCAGGCCAAGGGCCTGGCTGGCAAATCCATGTGTACGGGACAAATCTGTCATGGCCGGCTCGTTCTGGGTGGAGGACTTCGGCGATATGGATGCTTGCGAGACTAGCCGGTAACGCAGCGCATTTGAAGATGATGGGCGCAATTGCCCCGGAAAAGACTGCGACAAAAAGCAACATGGCTGATGGACAGGGGGCTGGGGCGGGGGTTTGGGTGGGTATTCAGCAGATTTATCGCCCGCTCATACAGGGATTGCACAGCTTCAAGGCCAGTGCAGTAGCGGTAGGAGCAGCCTTGTGCTGCGAAGAGGCCTGTAAGGCTAAAGACTCTCTTCGGCTGCAATGGCCTCTTCGCAGCACAAGGCTGCTCCTACAGTGCCTGTGTTTGACTGGAAATTATCGCCGGAGCAGAAACAGGAACGCCCCGGGCAGGCCGGGGCGTTCTGGGGATCACACGGAGTGAAGGGTTTTCAGATCAACGAATACCCGACTGGCGCAACGCCGCAGGCTGGAAGTCGGCCTTGCTGGCACTGAAGCCGAAGTCGTAGGCGCGCTTCTCTTCGTTTTTCATGCCCAGGGCCAGGTAACGACCCGACTGCAGGTCGTAGATGGTTTCCAGGGTGTACCAAGGCACCTCTTTGTTGTAATACGGCTGGGAATGGGCCTCGGACACGCGCCACAGCTGGCCACGGCCGTCGTACTGGTCGATCACTGCGGCCTGCCAGGTGTCCTCATCGATGTAGAAGTCCCGCTTGGCGTAGATGTGCCGCTGGCCCGGCTTGAGGGTTGCGACCACGTGCCAGACGCGGCGCAGCTCGTAACGGGACAGGTCCTGGTTGATGTGCCCGGCCTTGATGATGTCGGCGTACTTCAGCTTGGGGTCATCCAGCTTGAAGGCGTTGGAGGCGATGTACAGCTCCTTCTTGCCTTCGAGCTTCCAGTCGTAGCGGTCTGGCGCACCGTTGAACATGTCCAGGTTGTCCGAGGTACGCAGGCCGTCGGCGGCGGTACCCGGGCCGTCGTACGACACTTGCGGCGCCTGGCGCACGCGACGCTGGCCGGCGTTGTAGATCCACGCCTTGCGCGGCTCCTTCACCTGGTCGAGGGTTTCGTGCACCAGCAGCACAGTCCCGGCCAGGCGCGCTGGCGCGGTTACTTCCTGCTTGAAGTAGAACAGGATGTTGCCTGGGTTGTTCGGGTCGTAATCCTTCATCCTGTCGCGGAAGACGAATTGGTCGGAGAAGTAAACCGGGCTGAAAGAGCCGTTCTGCTGCGGCGTGGCCTGGATCACCAGGCGGCTGACACTGCCCCCCCGGTAACGGGTGATGTGGTTCCAGATCACTTCCAGGCCGGTTTTCGGGATCGGGAACGGCACCGCCGTGTTGAAGTTGTTCAAACCGTTGCCGCCTTCCGTCAGCGTGGTCTGGGTGGCGTTTTTCTTGATGGCGGCGAACACGTCCGCAGGTACCGTGGAGCCGCGATGGGTTTTGAATACAGGGATCTTGAAGGTGTCCGGGTAGCGCTTGAGCATGGCCATCTGGCCCGGCGATAGCTTGTCCTTGTACTGCTCGGCGTTTTGCGCAGTGATGGTGAACAGCGGCTTTTCACTGCCATACGGGTCGGCCAGGAAACCCTTGCCGTCGACGCTGCCCGCACTCTTCGACAGCGGCTCCCAAGGGCCGATCGAGCCATCGGCGTTGCCGGCTTTTTCAGCCCCCATCGGGGTCAGGGTACTGCCCAACTTGGCCGCCTCGTCGGCGGATACCGCAGCCATGACGCTGGTCGCCAGCAGGGACAGGCCCAGTACACCGGCTTGCAGCAGACTTCTGGTCTTGTTCATGTCGTGTCGTCCTGGATCTGTATGCTTAGAAGTTCACGCCGAAGCTGAGCGCGACGAAGTCACGGTCATCCACGGTGCTGTACTTGCCATCGAAGAAGTTGGTGTACGACAGGCTCGCCGTGTAGGTGTTCTGGTACTCGGCGTCCAGGCCCAGGCTGACTGCCTTGCGGCCTTCCTCGAAGTTGGCACCAGGGCCGGGCGAGTAACCAGAAACGTCATGCGACCAGGCCACGCTGGGCTTGAGGTTTACGCCGGCAAAGACATCGTTGTAGTCCCAGATGACCCGCGCGCGGTAACCCCAGGAGGTGCTGGTGGTGTAGCCGTCGTTTTCGCATTTGCGATTCAGGTTGGTGGTGGATGCCCCGGCACCTGCGCCGGCGATGGTGCTGGCATTGAGTGCCTGGCAGGTGTCCGCACCGCCAGTGGCAGGCAGCGGGCCAGGCCCGAAGACCGGGTCACGGCCATAGCGGGTCTCGCGGGCGTTTTCCAGGCCGCCAACGTGGGTTACCCCAACTTCGCCCACCACGGTCATGCGGCTGGCGCCCATTACCTGGTCGAAGAAGTGCGTCAGGGTGGTCTGGAACTGTGTGATTTCCTTGCGACGGTAGCCGTGCAGGTCTTGGCCGGGTGTACCC belongs to Pseudomonas putida NBRC 14164 and includes:
- a CDS encoding DUF1329 domain-containing protein, yielding MNKTRSLLQAGVLGLSLLATSVMAAVSADEAAKLGSTLTPMGAEKAGNADGSIGPWEPLSKSAGSVDGKGFLADPYGSEKPLFTITAQNAEQYKDKLSPGQMAMLKRYPDTFKIPVFKTHRGSTVPADVFAAIKKNATQTTLTEGGNGLNNFNTAVPFPIPKTGLEVIWNHITRYRGGSVSRLVIQATPQQNGSFSPVYFSDQFVFRDRMKDYDPNNPGNILFYFKQEVTAPARLAGTVLLVHETLDQVKEPRKAWIYNAGQRRVRQAPQVSYDGPGTAADGLRTSDNLDMFNGAPDRYDWKLEGKKELYIASNAFKLDDPKLKYADIIKAGHINQDLSRYELRRVWHVVATLKPGQRHIYAKRDFYIDEDTWQAAVIDQYDGRGQLWRVSEAHSQPYYNKEVPWYTLETIYDLQSGRYLALGMKNEEKRAYDFGFSASKADFQPAALRQSGIR
- a CDS encoding LuxR C-terminal-related transcriptional regulator, with the translated sequence MTDLSRTHGFASQALGLLDGRFFRPPLPDGHVPRLRLCQRLHAGLGGRLLLVNAPAGFGKSSLAIEFCEALPEHWRSLWLGLSQRDADPGRFLERLLEGLQQYCPALGGQAMGLLKMRQRHQPFAFEEWIDGLLDELALYLQTDTPLLLVLDDYHLAQGPVLDRCLQFFLNHLPAGLVLLVTSRQRPDWHLARLRLSRQLVELNEQDLRLTDEESLAVIGRQPTALRGQALDNLIQRSDGWVAGLRFWQLAASESADEQALPQALHGGEGLIRDYLLEEVIDMLPADVQAFLYDTACQERFCAPLCDALRGRQDSAAVLRFLQAHQVFLVPLDEHGHWFRYHHLFSDLLRSRQASEPLAGLQLRACRWFEKQGLLDEAVEQALRAGHLDVAADLVQSLSEEQLLAEQNVGMLLRWKMDLPDSLLISTPRLIVLYSWALGLACQLDAAEELAGYLSRFLPAPSATAQKSMLAQWLALSGVIARGRGDRERTLAYCGEALQSLPSKRYGQRLVCLSTLSNLAIADGDFWRARGWNREALELAQRVGNPLFEALAHYDRARVLHARGEVLRALDEVRQGLQRLQGLSAQRLYAVRARLTLYEGYLLVSRLQPAQGRARLRAGLGEARACRDISVLIGHCVIATLDGREGHFSEAFAELAEAERLMHIWDVPPVYYLAMITLIKCELWLAQGRTDLAESWLLRLGQTYGGEQPAAAPEFHPLLPLHIALQQALLERIQLRGDDAVQRLASLVERGQASGGMLLTVSALCQWLSLLLDEGREGQAAQLLPSLLASAHGGVLQPFQPLLEKHPHWLSEQLQAGSSCPVQAELLKRLPQQRSSTTGTGEALSGRELAVLELIAQGCSNQQISERLFISLHTVKTHASHINSKLGVERRTQAVAKAKSLGVLA